GCTCCGGGGGGAGATTGGTGTCGGAGATCGAGGAGTAGTTTAACGGGAAGGGGTTGCGATTGAAGCAGAAAGGGCAGCCCCAGGTGGAGGCGGAGAAGTCGACGACGGAGTAAGGGTTTAAGACGGAGCGGCAAGTGCGGCAACGGAGGGGAGCGTAAGGGAGGAGAGGGGTGGAGTGGGCGAGAGGTGTGTAGATGGCGGAAACTGGGATCTCGGAGTCGATGGGTTGGTGGTCCTTGGTGGTTGCGACGGGGATGATGTTCCATGGCATTCTAACTCCATCTTGAGATTCGAGCTCTGCGAACTCTGCCATGCTCGGAGACTTGCACACGCCAAGTGTTCGATCAAATGCCTAAGAGAGCGGGTTTCATAACAGAAAAGAATCGCGATTTccttcaaattatttatataaatattcagGACATCATCATCGCTGGCAGGATAATAAGAGAAGCTTCCTCGATTAATTTTTTCAAGACTAATCTCACAATTCGATTTCTGAGAAACGTCATAACACCATTGCATACAcataacaaatgtttttttttatacacGAACTTGAAACTACAAACAAAACACATCAAAACACACAAatacagagaagaagaagaataacaaaaaaaaaaaaaaaaattacttgaaGGTTCTACAACACATTCTGAAACAATGACTTCAACTACAGTGAGAAAGATACGAGGTACAAAGAGACTTGAGAGCTCTTTTTTCTTCAGGGTTTAGGATCTCCTGATTTTGTCCAACTTACAATCGATTCGTCTCCAGCTTCTGTTTTACAACACACAAAGGTTTTAGTTAATACAgtagaaaacaaacaaaccgtGTGAAAAAAAATCACTACATTGATTGATATGTGAAAGTACCTTTCCCAGGAACGATAATGACAGGAGCGGATTTGCAATTGTGGAAACAATACTCGCTTACACTCCCTTGTAGCACACTGCATAGAATCCCAAAGCAGAATCAAGACAAAGATCACACAACTAGTGTTTTCttctcaaatatatataatttatctaACCTTCTTACTAAGCTCCGGCCTCGGGTACCCATGATTACAGCCGCAGGCTTCAATCTCTCTGCTTCCTTGCAGATTACTTTACCTGCTTCCCCTTCAACAACACGAGCCACACTCTTCACCTACAACATTACAAACCATCACTATCAAGCCAAGCCTAAATTGATTAGATTTGTTTCTCAGACCCTAACTTAGCAATCAAGGAACAGTTTCTTCTCATACCATGGCAACTTGAAAGGCCTCAACAGCGAGTTTCTCCATGAGGGCTTGGCTCGTCTCGTACACAACATCGTTCTTAACACCTACGTAAAAGTaagaattaaagaaaaaaaattcaacatttCAGATCTACTATTCACATTTGAGACAACAAAAGATGGGGAGAACGAACTCGAGACGGCGTGGACGAGGTGAATGGTGTCGGCGAGGCGGCAGAAATGAACGAGAGCCCAATCAAAAGCGTGTTTGCTGTTGGGACCATGATCAACGGCTATGATTACATCTCTCCCTCTCCTCCTCTCTCCGTCCTCCCTCTCTAGCTCCGGCTCCGGCACGACCGGGATCAGCGACGGCAACACCACTTCCCTAATACTGAACTCTTCGTCTTCCATCAAAGGCTCCATCTTTCCCGATAGATGGGTTGGGGGAGTTTAATTGGTTTTTGAGATTTAAAGAAGAGAGTTGCGTGTTGCGATTCTCACatgtttgattttgatttttttttgttgctttttTGACGCGTCGTGGTGAGTCCCCACCCCCACAGTTTATTCTGTCGGCGGCGTTCCAGAAGAAGAACTAATCATAATAATtagaccattttttttttttgtcgaagaCCATTTTAATTATTACCCCTCCGTTTTCGTTTTtaaatgtaagtagttttacCAAAACGAGTTTGTTTCACGATATAAGtaatttacatatttcaatgcttttttttatttattgaatattgTGTTACCAATGAAATAATGTTAGGTTTTTaataattggttgaattaattggtcaaatgatatatttttttaaataataattttttaaatattcgtGTTTTTAAGCAAAACTATCTACAATTAGAAACAGAaagtagtttaaaaaaaaattaatttagctACGAGTTTATCTGTTTCTTGTACTGTGTGTAATTCGTACTAATAATTTGAATTGACAATACAGTGTACAAAGTCATGTGTATCCATCCATCCATCCACGTAATGAAAAAATCTCAAAACCTATACAATCAAAGTAATAACCCGAACCGTAAACAAATTTACCTTGACCTTTGACTATTCTTTATTTTTGGTCAATTGTGTAGTGTTGCACGTTGGATATTTggatatcttattatataaaatttggttcTTCAAATTGCTAATTAATATGATTGCGACATagatcaattaatttattaagattgtgatatgtgtcaaaaatatgttacaattctcttttattaaagtttttaaaaaatagaaaataaaattattattacattttttaggacactagaaaaggaaaattattaaaattattattacattttttaggacactagaaaaagaaaattattacaaaatatattttattattctttttaggaGTTAAGAAAAGGAAAACTACTATTACATagctttttacaattatatttgtatggttctttttataatcttttaaaaatatttgatagtaaatttaatttttgaaaattctataaacaaagaataattgtaaaagctatttgaaagtattttttttttctctttaaaatcttattatataaagtttggttcttcagAGTTGCTAATTAATATGATTGCGACATaggtcaattaatttattaagaatgtgacatgtgtcaaaaatatgttacaattttcttttattaaaattttaaaaaattagaaaaataaaattattattacattttttgggACACTAGAAaggaaaattattacaaaattagtttattattctttttagcAGTTAAGAAAAGGAAAACTACTATTACATagctttttacaattatatttttatggtttttttataatctttaaaaaatatttgatagtaaatttaatttttgaaaattctataaacaaagaataattgtaaaagctatttgaaagtattttttttctttttaaaatattttgtatatttttcattttaaagatactaaagaaagatattataagagaaaatattattttttttaaaaaaaaattaaataaaaacgaattataaaatcctacaagtacaagaaattatttaataaaaatcaaattgaaaaactaactataaaataagtgatgttccttttttaaaacctaaaaaaataaaaatttaaaagtactcttattattttcatataaataactaactttcctttttaacatataaatatatgctacaaaaatataaaccaaaataaatattattttcacatatatatttaggtttaagcttcttcatattattttcacaaaaatagtattgacaataaaaatattatctgagtattttcttttaatttctttaagcaattcaatttttttatcatccttattacatcttatgatgctaacactaagttttttttaattacgaTGTTTTTATCGTACATAAATATGTGTAAATATGAGGAATAtatgtttgtatgtataagacacaatatataattaactaaacataattttttattgaaaatatattagttgtaTAAAACTTTTAAGAAACAAAAACGGATTATAGTtggaattttcctttttaaaaaatttaaagtaacttatttcttataaataactaacttttctttttaatagataattttgtgttaaaaaattataaaccaaaaataacttcaaatatttcacccGATATGATTGTGAAATTTGtaccaaaaaaaactttgtgtatgtattaataaaaatctattattatgtgaaaataaatttttttccttaaatcctaaataaaagaaatatgaaaaataacttTTTGCTCTCTTAATCTTAaccaaataagattttttttccttttaaatcaTGACCAAATAGAATTGTGAaagtaatttttacttttaaaatttaatgataaatatgatactgaaaatatttaattaaaaatattagtgatgttgagaaaacgaattttgaaaataatatgatactgaaaatatttaatgaaaattatagtGATATTgagaaaacgaattttgaaaatagcaacttttaaaaatagttaatatttgctggaaataattatttaatagtatttttattttccaaatcctaaaaaaataattataaaatattatgtaattttaattttcttttctaacacCCTAAAactgtaataaaatatttgatagttcttttcattaaaaaagaaaatcctaAGCAA
The window above is part of the Brassica napus cultivar Da-Ae chromosome C8, Da-Ae, whole genome shotgun sequence genome. Proteins encoded here:
- the LOC111208787 gene encoding universal stress protein PHOS32, translating into MEPLMEDEEFSIREVVLPSLIPVVPEPELEREDGERRRGRDVIIAVDHGPNSKHAFDWALVHFCRLADTIHLVHAVSSVKNDVVYETSQALMEKLAVEAFQVAMVKSVARVVEGEAGKVICKEAERLKPAAVIMGTRGRSLVRSVLQGSVSEYCFHNCKSAPVIIVPGKEAGDESIVSWTKSGDPKP